In Pengzhenrongella sicca, a single genomic region encodes these proteins:
- a CDS encoding peptidoglycan-binding domain-containing protein has protein sequence MVAALGLLAAVVAGSAVWVARATPQADGAPSTSLATVPVTVGTMVAETAVRGTLRFPGGVPVTAGPAGVVTMLPPVGTTINPGDVLYTVNTRPVVLLSGALPAWRDFAVGMSDGDDVRQLEQALVTFGYFRDTPDARFTDRTAAAVKRWQKALGVDQAGTVARSEVLFADSPVRVAALTSRLGADVAGGSELYNTSGTDKVVDIDLTLGDQELAVVGAAVTVVLPDGTDLPATVTGVGAAVERAGADGSTPEAVVPVTVSLADQAGAAAFSQADVSVRFASTLADGVLTVPVEALVPLDGSTFGVEVPGERAGDPTTVLPVTAGSFASGRVQISGEGIRAGLDVVVPTR, from the coding sequence GTGGTGGCGGCCCTCGGGCTGCTGGCCGCGGTGGTCGCGGGGAGCGCCGTCTGGGTTGCGCGCGCCACGCCGCAGGCCGACGGCGCGCCGTCGACCTCCCTGGCGACCGTCCCGGTGACGGTCGGGACGATGGTCGCCGAGACCGCCGTGCGCGGGACCCTGCGCTTTCCGGGTGGGGTGCCCGTGACTGCGGGTCCCGCCGGAGTGGTCACGATGCTCCCGCCCGTCGGGACGACGATCAACCCCGGGGACGTGCTGTACACCGTCAACACCCGCCCGGTCGTGCTGCTCTCCGGTGCGCTTCCGGCCTGGCGGGACTTCGCCGTCGGCATGAGCGACGGCGACGACGTCCGGCAACTGGAGCAGGCCCTGGTGACGTTCGGGTACTTCCGGGACACACCCGATGCCCGCTTCACCGACCGCACGGCCGCCGCCGTGAAGCGGTGGCAGAAGGCCCTCGGCGTGGACCAGGCCGGCACGGTCGCGCGGTCGGAGGTGCTGTTCGCCGACTCCCCGGTGCGTGTGGCCGCACTGACCAGCCGGCTCGGCGCCGACGTGGCCGGCGGCAGCGAGCTGTACAACACGTCGGGCACCGACAAGGTCGTCGACATCGACCTCACGCTGGGCGACCAGGAGCTGGCCGTCGTCGGGGCTGCGGTCACGGTCGTCCTGCCCGACGGCACGGATCTGCCCGCCACCGTGACCGGCGTGGGCGCGGCCGTGGAGCGGGCCGGGGCCGACGGGTCCACCCCGGAGGCCGTGGTACCGGTCACCGTGAGCCTGGCCGACCAGGCTGGTGCGGCGGCCTTCTCCCAGGCCGACGTCTCCGTCCGGTTCGCCAGCACCCTCGCCGACGGCGTACTGACGGTGCCGGTCGAGGCGCTCGTCCCCCTCGATGGGTCCACCTTCGGCGTCGAGGTCCCCGGAGAGCGCGCCGGGGACCCGACGACGGTACTTCCGGTGACTGCAGGCTCCTTCGCCTCCGGTCGGGTCCAGATCTCCGGCGAAGGTATCCGTGCGGGTCTCGACGTCGTGGTGCCGACCCGATGA
- a CDS encoding ABC transporter ATP-binding protein yields the protein MSAVLHLDKVTKSYGSPPVRALAGVTMTVEPGEFVAVVGPSGSGKSTLLNIMGTLDKPTSGRAYVDGVEVNGLSDAGLSALRAHRIGFVFQQFHLTDGVIVVDSVADGLLYTGVQRRERRDQARAALRSVGLGHRLDHRPHQLSGGERQRVAIARALVGRPRLLLADEPTGNLDSRSGASIVGLLHELNAAGTTIIVITHDHELAARVPRQVTLADGRIVGDSAAQLLTGIDSSERAAL from the coding sequence ATGAGCGCCGTTCTGCACCTGGACAAGGTCACCAAGAGCTACGGGTCACCCCCGGTGCGGGCACTAGCCGGGGTCACTATGACGGTTGAGCCCGGCGAGTTCGTCGCCGTCGTCGGACCGAGCGGCTCGGGCAAGTCCACCCTGCTCAACATCATGGGCACGCTGGACAAGCCCACCTCCGGTCGGGCGTACGTCGACGGTGTTGAGGTGAACGGGCTGTCCGACGCGGGCCTCTCGGCGTTGCGGGCCCACCGGATCGGGTTTGTGTTCCAGCAGTTCCACCTCACCGACGGGGTGATCGTGGTCGACTCCGTCGCCGACGGGCTGCTCTACACCGGGGTTCAGCGCCGCGAACGCCGGGACCAGGCCCGCGCCGCGCTGAGGAGCGTCGGGCTCGGGCACCGGCTGGATCACCGACCCCACCAGCTGTCCGGGGGTGAGCGGCAGCGCGTCGCCATCGCCCGCGCCCTCGTCGGGCGACCACGGCTGCTCCTCGCCGACGAACCGACCGGCAACCTGGACTCCCGTTCCGGGGCCAGCATTGTGGGGCTGCTTCATGAGCTGAACGCGGCTGGGACCACCATCATCGTCATCACCCACGACCACGAGCTCGCAGCCCGGGTACCCCGACAGGTGACCCTCGCCGACGGCCGGATCGTGGGCGACTCGGCCGCGCAGCTCCTCACCGGCATCGACAGCAGTGAGCGGGCAGCGCTGTGA
- a CDS encoding ABC transporter permease: MLSALGIAIGIAAMVAVVGLSASSQEQLNRQLATLGTNLLTAGVSDSGGGLGPPPPLPADAAARVERIAGVIMATTTTDLHDVAVYRSRAVDAGLTGGLTVTATELDLLDVVEGHVRAGSWLDEATAQFPTTVLGAIAAQRLGVTEVGRQVWLGGRNTTVVGILDPVQLAPELDIAALVGMPVATSKFGNSGNPTRLYERSTDATVSAVAGLIAPAIQPERPSAVAVSRPSDALAARDAADETFTGLLLGLGSIGLLVGGIGVANTMIISVIERRREIGLRRALGATRHHIAAQFLSEALLLSALGGITGAGIGAAVTALGALANGWIPVVPPGVLVIGVAATLAIGAVAGIYPALRAARTPPTVALAA, from the coding sequence GTGCTCTCCGCCCTCGGCATCGCCATCGGCATCGCCGCGATGGTCGCCGTAGTCGGCCTCTCGGCGTCCAGTCAGGAACAACTGAACCGGCAGCTGGCGACTTTGGGCACCAACCTCCTCACCGCAGGGGTCTCCGACTCCGGTGGTGGGCTCGGGCCGCCGCCGCCGCTGCCTGCCGACGCGGCAGCTCGGGTCGAGCGGATCGCCGGGGTCATCATGGCGACGACGACGACGGACCTGCACGACGTCGCGGTGTACCGCAGCAGAGCGGTGGACGCCGGCCTGACCGGCGGACTGACGGTCACCGCCACCGAGCTGGACCTACTCGACGTCGTGGAAGGCCACGTCCGCGCCGGCAGCTGGCTGGATGAGGCCACCGCACAGTTCCCGACGACGGTCCTGGGCGCAATCGCCGCTCAACGGCTCGGGGTCACCGAAGTCGGACGCCAGGTGTGGCTGGGCGGACGCAACACGACCGTGGTCGGGATCCTCGACCCGGTGCAACTGGCACCCGAACTCGACATCGCCGCGCTCGTCGGGATGCCAGTCGCGACGTCGAAGTTCGGCAATTCCGGCAACCCGACGCGACTGTACGAGCGGTCCACGGATGCAACCGTCTCCGCGGTCGCCGGGCTCATCGCGCCTGCCATCCAACCCGAGCGGCCCAGCGCCGTCGCGGTGTCCCGACCCTCGGACGCCCTAGCGGCCCGAGACGCCGCCGACGAGACCTTCACCGGCCTGCTGCTCGGACTGGGATCGATCGGGCTGCTCGTCGGCGGGATCGGGGTGGCCAACACGATGATCATCTCGGTCATCGAACGGCGGCGAGAGATCGGTCTGCGCCGTGCGCTAGGCGCCACCCGGCACCACATCGCCGCCCAATTCCTCAGCGAAGCCCTGCTGTTGTCGGCACTGGGCGGGATCACGGGAGCCGGGATCGGGGCCGCTGTCACCGCGCTGGGGGCGCTGGCCAACGGGTGGATCCCGGTCGTGCCACCTGGCGTCCTCGTCATCGGGGTCGCCGCGACCTTGGCCATCGGCGCCGTCGCTGGGATCTACCCCGCGCTCCGGGCTGCCCGCACACCAC